CGGGAGCCGTTTACCTGGAGGTAATGGCCATGCTTGACGTGAAGGTACAAAACTTGTTTCAAGGGAGGTTGTTGGGTGCGTAAGAATTTGTTTTTGCTTGAGGAGTTGCAACAGCTCGACCTGAAAATCGACGGTTGCAACGGTGAGCGGCAGTCGCTGCTTGATCAGATGGCGGAGCTTGATCGGCAGGTGGAGGAGGCGCGGCTTTTAGTGGATGCCAAGCGTGGTGAACTGGCGCTTCTCGAAGAAGAGAAGCAGGGGCTTGAAGCGAGCCTGGCCACTGAGGAGGAAAATATTGCCCGTTCCGAGGTCCGTCAGAAGGAGATCAAGACCCAGAAGGAGTATCAGGCGGTAGCTAAGGAGATTTCGGCCGCACGCAAGCTCAAGGGTGAACTGGAGGAGCAGATTCTCCAGAAAACCGGTCAGGCTGAAGAGTTGGCCGCCGAAATCACTGCCCGTGAAGCGGATCTTGCTTCACTTGAGGAAAACATGGGCACCCGCAAGGGGGAGATCCAGGAGGGGCTCGGGCGTATAGACCGGGAACTCGCCGCCGATCTGGTCAGCAAAGAGACTACGACCAAGGCTATTCCTGCAAATCTCGTAAAGCGTTACCAGGCTCTGCGCGAAAAGCGTCAGGGGATTGCCGTCGTGGAGGCGCGGGAAGGGAACTGCTCCGGCTGCAATATGAATCTCCCTCCGCAACTCTTCAACAGCCTCTACAGAAGCGAAAATCTGGTACTCTGCCCGCATTGCCAGCGGATGCTGCTTCTGCGTCAGGACGTGCAGTAGCTACTACGGGACACAAGTTTTGGTCGAAGCAGGACAGATGGCCGCTCTCCGCGTGCGGGGGGAGGAAAGTCCGGGCTCCACAGGGCATGGTGCTGGATAACGTCCAGCGGGGGTGACCCCAGGGATAGTGCCACAGAGAGAAGTCCGCCCGCTTCGGCGGGTAAGGGTGAAAGGGTGAGGTAAGAGCTCACCGGGTCCGGCGGCGACGTCGGATGCCAGGTAAACCCCACCAGGAGCAAGGCCGAATAGGGAAGCGTCAAGGACGGCCCGTCCGTGCTTCCGGGTTGGCTGCTTGAGGCCGTCGGTAACGGCGGTCCCAGAGGAATGGTCATCGTCCGCAGAGGGGTAACCCGATGCGGGAACAGAACCCGGCTTATGGCCTGCTTCGGCCAATTATTTTTTACAATGACCAGAACAATGAGCGACTGCGAGCGATGGGACCGTGCCGTTGCTGCCATATCCGACGGATATGCAGCTATGTCTCCTGCGCTCCGTGCTGAGGTGGATGCCGCGGCGCACGCCGTCCGTCACGCCAGAAGAGAGCTCCACAGCCTTGCCGAGGACCGCCAATGCACGGCCATATGTGCTTCATGTGGTGGTGAATGCTGCGTGAGGGGGAAGTATCATGCGACCGTCGCGGACATTCTTGTATTCCTTGCGGAGGGGGAGCCCATCGCTGTGCCCCGTTTTGAAAGCGGGCTCTGTCCATTTCTCGGAGATTGCGGATGTGTGATTGAACCGTCTCTGCGCCCCTTTACCTGCATAACCTTCAATTGCGATCTGGTTGAAAAAATGTGGGAGCCGGAGAGGGTTGAGGAGTTTTACGGCCGTGAAAGGGAACTCCGTAAGCTTTACGAAGTGCTTCAGGAGTCCTTCGCTATTTCCGCGGGATCGGCGCTGAGGGTGTCGGTTCTGGGATTTTTGGAAAGGTAATACGATGGCGACAACTATCAACGACCTGGTGCTGGTCCACATAGATGAAAAACCCGGCTTCTATGCCAGGATCGAGGATGTCTCTCCGGATGTCAAGCCCGGCTGGTGGGGGGTCAAGCTCCTGGTGCTCACGGTTCCGCTCGAAGTATACACCTGGATACTTGAGGAAGCCCAGATCAATGGGGCTCCATTTACCATGGGTGGGACGCCTGTACGGCTGGAAAAGGTGGTCTCTCCGGTTCTCCGGGATGCTGCCGCTGCCGAACCCCGCCAGAAAGCCCCTGCCTCTGCCCCTGCGGTGCAGACGAAAGAGCCTGCCAAAGGGGGAAATGTGGTTTCCCTCCTGGATCGCAAGAAAGAGAAGTGAGGGGGCGGTTGCCCCCTCCGTTGTGTTTTTAGCCCCCATGTTTTTTGCCACTCTTTCCCACCTTTGTTTTGCCCTGATGTTTCGTTTTGCTTAACAGGCGCAAATTACTCACGATTTTTACCCCTCTTGTAACGGTATCGACCGGGAGATAACCGGTAGTTTCTGCTGTCGGTGTGTTCCTCATAACATATTGAAAAATATGCACAAAAAATCACACTTTGCTGACAGCTTTTACCTTGACAACCCATGGGGTGGCCGGTATGATTTGTGCCACGAAGTGGTAAATTGTGGTAAATTGTGGCAAGGGGAAGACGGAAATGTTCAGGGGCATCTACGAGACAACCATCGACGCCAAAGGGCGAACGAGCCTGCCTGCCAGGTTCAGGGATGTGCTTGTGGAAAGTTTTGGCGATGAGCGTTTTTTCGTCACCAATTCAGTGCCCGTTGACTTGGGGGGAGGGGTGTACAGCTCCGGACTTCTTATTTTCCCCCATAAAGAGTGGTTTCTTTTCGAGGAGTCGTTTCTGAACGGCAAGGGTCTCACTTCCGCCCAGCGCAACAGCATCATGCGCACGATAGTGGCACCGGCGGTCGAGTGCTCCGCCGACAAGCTCGGCCGGGTGCTCGTTCCTCCCCATCTGCGCCGGAACGCGGTGCTGGAGCGGGAGATATTGTTCGTGGGGGCCATGAAGAGGGTGGAAGTGTGGAGCCAGGCTGAATGGGAGAAGGTGCGCGCCCATGATATGAAGGCATTCCCCTCGGATTCCGAGGCTGTTGCGGAGCTGGGGCTTTAGTGGCCGGGTTCTGCCACCTGCCGGTTCTTCCGGCGGAAGTGCTTTCCCTGCTTGCACCCCGACCGGGCGGGATTTATGTGGATGGGACCCTCGGCGGTGCCGGACACGCCCGGATGATCCTGGAGGCTTCGGCGCCCGATGGCATGCTGATCGGTTTTGACCGGGATCCCGCAGCGCTGGCTGCGGCTCGGGAGCGGCTGGCTCCTTACGGCGATCGGGTAAAGTTCGTGCGGTCGAATTATGCAGCCATGGGCGAGTCCCTTGCCGCCCTGGGAATTGATGCCATTGACGGTTTTCTCCTGGATATCGGCGTCTCCTCCCATCAGCTTGATACGGCGGAGCGGGGGTTCAGTTTCCAGGTCGATGCGCCCCTTGATATGCGGATGGATCCGGAGAATGGCGCTACGGCCGCCGATCTGGTTAACGAGCTTTCCCTTGACGAGCTTGCCCGGATTATCCGGGAGTATGGAGAAGAACGTTGGGCAAAGCGGATTGCCTCGTTCATTGTCAAGGCGCGGGAGCAGCAAGGGGCCATCGAGAGTACGCTGCAACTGGTGGATTGTGTAAAGGGTGCGATTCCCCGCTCTGCGTGGGAAGAGCGCATCCATCCGGCAACGCGAACGTTCCAGGCTCTCCGCATCGCGGTGAATGACGAGCTTGGGAGTCTGGAGAGAGGGCTTGCTGCCGGGATTGAGGTTTTGGCACCGGGAGGGAGGGGGGTGGTGATTTCATTCCATTCTCTTGAGGACCGGATAGTAAAGACCGTTTTCCGGCAATACGCCCAAGGGTGTATCTGCCCGAAAATGCTTCCCCAATGCGTGTGCGGCAACACCCCGCGGGTTCGTATCCTCACCGGAAAGCCGGTGATGGCGGGGGATGACGAGGTTGCGGCAAACCCCAGGGCGCGGAGCGCCAAAGTAAGGGCAGTGGAAAAGCTGTAAGAGGTGTGGAGGGAGTATGGCACAGGCGAGAACTGATTTTACCAAGGTGGCGGCACCGAAGAAGCTTGAGGCGATGTATGCCCAGAGGGGGGAGATGTTCCCTTATATCCTGGGGGTCATGGTCCTGCTCACTCTTGTGTCGGTATTCCATGTCTGGTCACGGGTGCGGGTCATTGATCTCAACCTGGAGATTGCAGAAGCTACCAAGCTCCTCAAGGAATCCCAGCAAGAGCAGCATCGGCTTCAGCTGGAGGTGGCATCCCTCAGAACGCCGGGCAGGATCGAGTCTGTGGCCAAGGGTGACCTCGGAATGGCGCTTCCGACCGATCAGCAGGTGGTAGTAGTGAAATGAGGTATGACGCGGAGAAATGGATAACTCTCCGAATTCGCTTCATTGGGGGGTTCTTTGTTATCCTCTTTGCGCTGACGGTTTGTCGTGCTTTTTATCTCCAGGTAATCAACAGAGACTACCTTCTGAAACTTGCTGACCGGCAGCACCAGAAGGTCATCCCCCTGACTCCCGCACGGGGGACAATCTATGACACGAACGGTGCGGCTCTTGCGGTGTCGGTGGAGATGGATTCCTGCTATGCGGAGCCAAAATCGATTGCGGATTTGAGAGCTGCTGCCGCCCGTCTGGCGCCGGTTCTGGAGATGCCACAGGAGACGGTGTTCAGAAGGCTTCAGGGGAACAGGAACTTCGTCTGGCTCAAGCGACGGCTTACCCCTGACGTGGCAAAGCGGGTTCATGAGCTGGATATTGAAGGAATTGGATTCGTCAAGGAGACAAAACGCTACTATCCCAATTCGGAGGTGGCATCCCACGTAATCGGTTTTACCGGACTTGATCCGGAGGGGCTTGAGGGGATCGAGCGGCGGTACGATTCGACCATCCTTGGGGGGACCGGATATCTGGTGACCGAGCGGGATGCCTTGGGACGCAATGTGGCACTCAAGGGAACGGTTGTCCAGAATGGCGCCATGGGGCACAACGTTACCCTGACCCTCGACAAGAACATTCAGTACATTGCAGAGAAAGAACTGGCTAAGGCCGTGACGAACAGCGGCGCGAAGGCTGGAACCGCGATTGTTATGGACCCCAATACCGGGCGGGTGCTGGCAATGTCCAATTTCCCGACATACAATCTGAACTCGCATGGTGACTACGCTTCATCAGTATGGCGCAACCGCGCCGTTGCCGACAGTTATGAACCCGGTTCCACCTTCAAAACGTTTCTTATCGCCGCAGCCCTTGAAGAGAAGCTGGTCCGTCCGGGCGACGGAATCAACTGCGAGGGTGGGAGTTACGCCATAGGCGGGCGTACAATTCACGACACTCACAAATATGGCCGGTTAAGCGTTGCCGAGATACTCAAATATTCGAGCAATATCGGGGTCGCTAAAATCGGAAGCAAGCTAGGTGCTTCGAGGCTATACAGTTATCTGAAGAACTTCGGCATCGGCGAAAAAAGCGGCATCGATCTTCCCGGCGAGACAAGCGGAACCTTGAGGCAGTGGAGCCAGTGGTATGGGATAGATCTTGCCACCATATCGTTCGGCCAGGGGGTGACGGCTTCTTCCGTACAGTTGACCGCGGCCTTTTCGGCCATCGCCAATGGCGGCGTTCTCATGAAGCCCTATCTTGTTGAAAAGATTACCGACAGCGATGGCAACGTGGTAACTACCTTCGGCCCCCAGGCGCGGCGCAGGGTCGTGTCCCCCGAGACTGCAAAGTCTGTGGCAAGTATGCTGGAGGGGGTGGCGGCTGACGGCGGAACCGGTACCAACGCATCTGTCGAGGGGTACCGGGTAGCAGGCAAGACCGGCACGGCCCAGAAAGTTGACCCCATAACCAAGGGGTACTCGGCCAGCAAGCGTACCGCTTCTTTCATTGGATTCGTTCCGGCCCGCAAGCCCCGCCTAACCATTCTTGTGATGATTGACGAGCCGAAGACGAGTCCCTATGGCGGCGTTGTGGCGGCTCCGGCCTTCAGTGCCATTGCGCTCCAGAGCCTGTGCTACCTCAAGGTGCCGCCCGACACGATCGTGCGAAGCAAGCCGCAGGCGGTTGTGGCTGAGGCAAGCCCGGATGCGGAAGATGAGAGCACGGTAGCCGAAGGGGCCATCGTAGAGGAAGGCGAGGGGATCGTGATGCCGAACTTCCGGGGCAAGAGCATGCGGCAGACCCTTAAAATCATGGAAGAACAGGGGCTCAATGTCCGCCTCCACGGCAGCGGGCGTGCCATTGAACAGAACCCTCTTCCCGGCTACCGTATCAGGCCGAGCGATCAGGTATGGGTTAAATTCGCGCCTTCTGCGTGAGTATAAGATAAATGGGGTGGTCGGGTGATGGTTGTCCTTAATGGTGTTAGCGGGGAGTTATGCGACTGGAAGAATTGATACGGGTCATTAATCCCTCAGAAACCGGAAACAGTCTGGCACTGGAGATCGAGGGGCTTTGCTGCGATTCGCGGCAGGTACGCCCCGGCGGTCTCTTTTTCGCTTTACGGGGGGTGGCGACCGACGGCCACGACTTCATTGCCGCGGCCCGTGAGCGCGGCGCGGTTGCCGTTGTCCTCGATGATCCGTCGCGGGCTCCGGAGGGTATGACCTGGCTTAAGTCCGATGACGCACGTCTTGCCATGTCTCGCGCTGCAGCCGCCTTCTACGGTGATCCCACCGACGGCATTCCCGTGGTTGGCATTACCGGAACAAACGGGAAAACAACCACGACGTATCTTGTTGAGGCAATAATGGCCGGGGCCGGTATCCCGGCGGCGGTGTTCGGGACCATCAGCTACCGCTTCGGCGACCAAATCATCCCTGCTCCCCACACAACTCCCGAATCGGTAGACCTGCAGCGCACCATCCGCGAACTGGTCGACGGTGGGGCCCGGGGGGTGGTGATGGAAGTATCCTCCCATGCCCTTGAACAACGACGGGTTGACGGATGCCGTTTCGATGTCGGGGTGTTCTCGAATCTGACCCGCGATCATCTGGACTACCACAAGGACATGGAATCGTACTTCGCGAGCAAAGCGCGCCTGTTCACGGAGTTGCTTGCTCCGGACGCAAGCAAGCCCCGGCGCGTTGCCGCAATCAATATCGACGATCCTTACGGCGCTCGCCTGGCGGGGGATGCCGTGGCGCCTGTTGTGAGCTACGGGCTTTCATCCGCAGCTATTGTCCGGGCCGAGGATGTCAGCTTTTCCGTCAACGGCATTTCCGGAACCCTGGTTACGCCAAACGGTACGGCGCCGTTCCATTCGCAACTTCTCGGTCGTTTTAACCTGTACAACATTCTGGCATCTGCGGCGGCAGGCGTTGGCCTGGGGCTTCCGCTGAAGGCAATCCTTGAGGGAATAGAAGGCAATGTCCGGGTGCCGGGCCGTCTTGAGCGGGTAAATAATGACCGCGGGGTGACGGTACTGGTTGATTATGCCCATACGGGTGATGCTCTGGAAAATGTCCTGAAGACGGTGGCTGAGATTGCCACCGGGCGCATTATTACCGTATTCGGTTGCGGCGGCGACCGGGATCGCGGGAAACGGCCGGTCATGGGGGAGATTGCCGCACGCTCCAGCAATCTCGCCATCGTTACCTCCGACAATCCTCGGACTGAAAATGCCGGTGCGATCATTGACGAAATCCTTGGCGGTATCCGTCCTCTCGGCCTTAGGGAGTATGCTGCCGATGAACTGTCAGCCGCTTTCGATGCCAGAGGATTTGTCGCCGTGGAATCGAGGCGTGACGCCATCAGGCTGGCCGCCAGCGTGGCGAGACCGGGGGATATCGTGCTCCTGGCAGGCAAGGGGCATGAAGACTACCAGATCATAGGGACTGTGAAGCACCACTTCGACGATCGGGAAGAAGCGGCCGCAGCATTCGGACAAATTTCATCAGAGGGGCAGGGGTAGACAGTGTTATTCGCTCTGGAAGACATCCGTGGGGCAACGGGGGGCACCCTGATCGGCGGCGGAGATGCGGCTGGCGTGAACGGAGTTTCCACCGACTCCCGCACGGTCGCTGCCGATGAGCTTTTTGTGCCGTTGCGGGGCGAGCGGTTCGATGGCCACGATTATCTTGCAGCCGCCTGCGCCCGTGGGGTGAGGATCGTTCTTGCAGATCGCCGCTGGCTGGAGGGGAACAAACTTCCCGCCTGGGTTGCTGCCATCTCCGTGGACGACACCTTGAAGGCGCTGGGCGACCTGGCATCTTTTCACCGGCGGCGTTTTGCCGTCCCGGTGGTGGCTGTGACCGGGAGTAACGGGAAGACCACCACCAAGGAGATGCTTGCTGCCATTCTGGAGCAGACCGGCCCCGGACTCAAGACCGAGGGGAACCTCAACAACCTTGTGGGCCTTCCCCAGATGCTCTTCCGCTTCAATGAAACTCATCGATGGGCTGTTCTGGAGATCGGGATGAGCGCATTCGGCGAAATCGACCGGCTTGCGGAAATTGCCCGGCCGGATGTCGGACTCATTACCAATGCCTATCCGGCCCATCTGGAGACCCTGGGGAGCGTCGAGGGGGTGGCAAAGGCCAAGGGAGAGCTTTTCCTGCGGCTGCAAGAGGGTGGCTGTGCGGTGTTCAATGCCGACGACCCCCTCATTGGCCGGTGTCCTTCCCCTGAAGGAGTCCGCCGCGTTTCCTTCGGGCTTCACAGTGCCGATGTTACTGCCGAGGCGGTCGAGAATCTCGGCCGGAAGGGGCAGCGGTTCATGCTCCGACTCCCCACGGCATCGATTCCGGTTACCCTGCGGGCCTTCGGCCGCCATAATATCGCCAACGCCCTTGCCGCTGCCGCGGTTGCCCATGTCCTCGGAGTTTCGCCGGAGACAATCGCCAGTGGATTGGGTGAGTTTTCCCCCTATGCCAGGCGGTTCAATCTGGAGGAAGTGGGAGAAGTCGTCCTCATCGACGACAGCTACAATGCCAATCCGGCATCGATGGCCGCCGCACTCACCACGCTGCGCGAGATTCGGGAGGGACACAGGGCCGTGGCGGTTCTTGGCGACATGCTCGAACTGGGCGAGGGTACCGAAGAAGCCCACCGCCAGTTGGGTCTCCTTGCCGCCACATGCATCGACCGCCTTTACGTTATGGGGTCCATGGCCGGTATTGTCGCTGCTGGAGCCCTGGAGGGGGGGCTGGCTGAAGATAATGTGATTGTCGCCACGAACCACGATGCAATCGTGGCGGACTTGCGCAGGAACGCCCTTGGGGGCGATTTCATTCTCGTGAAAGGTTCCCGGGGGCTAGCCATGGATCGGGTTTCGGAAAAGATCAGGGACGTCTTTGCCGTATCCGTCGGGAAGGGGGCAAAAGCCTAATGCTCTACCATCTCCTCTATCCGTTGGCGAGTGATTTCAGGATCTTCAACGTTTTCAAGTATCTGACGTTCAGGACCATCTATGCCGTCATAACGGCTCTTGTTGTTTCGTTTATTCTGGGGCCCTGGCTGATACGGAAGCTTGAAGCGCTCCAGGCCCGCCAGGTGATTCGCACCGACGGCCCCGAATCGCACCTGAAAAAATCCGGGACTCCCACCATGGGGGGGATACTCATCCTGGCATCGATCGTCATTCCGACGCTGCTGTGGGCGGACCTGACCAACAGGTATATCTGGACGACCCTGTTCGTAATCGTCGGCTACGGGCTGATCGGCTTTACCGACGATTACAAGAAGGTGGTGGAGAAAAACCCCAAGGGGCTCTCGCCACGGCAGAAGATGGCCGGACAACTGCTGATTGCCGGCATGGCGGTCTGTTTCCTCGTCTTTGTGGTGAATATCTCCACGGAGCTATCTTTCCCGTTCTTCAAGCGGCTTCATCCGGACCTCTCCTTTTTCTATATCCCCTTTGCCATTCTTGTCATTGTCGGTGCGAGCAATGCAGTGAATCTCACCGATGGTCTCGATGGTCTGGCAATAGGCCCGGTGGCGATCAACGCTGCCACCTATCTGCTGTTTACTTACATTGCCGGCAATGCTAAACTATCCGGCTATTTACAAACCCCCTACGTGCCCGGCGCAGGCGAATTGGCGGTACTTTGCGGAGCAATGGCCGGCGCGGGAATCGGCTTCCTCTGGTACAACTCCTATCCCGCTGAAGTATTCATGGGGGATGTGGGGTCTCTTTCGCTTGGCGGCGGACTCGGCATTCTTGCGGTTATCACCAAGCAGGAGATCCTTCTTGTCATTGTCGGCGGGGTGTTTGTCGTCGAGGCCTTGTCGGTAATCTTTCAGGTGGGGTCCTACAAGTACCGGGGCAAGCGGATTTTCCGCATGGCACCCATTCATCATCACTTCGAACTTAAAGGGGTAGCGGAGCCGAAAATCATCGTCCGGTTCTGGATTATCACCATAATTCTGGCGCTTGTGGCGATTTCGACTCTGAAACTGAGATAGCATGGAAATTACAGGGAAAAACATACTGGTCGCAGGCCTTGCCCGTACGGGAGTCGCAGTAGCGCGCTTCCTGGCGAAAAACGGGGCTCGGGTGACCGTGACGGACCTTCGGGATGAAGCGGCCCTTTCCGGGCCCCTCGGAGAGCTGGCAGGGCTTGATTTGCGCTATGTTCTGGGACGCCATGACGAGGCGGACTTTGCCGCTGCCGACACGGTGGTGGTCAGCCCCGGCGTGCCCCAGGAGAGCCCCTACCTTGAAGCTGCACGGCAGGCGGGCCGGGAGGTAATCACCGAGATTGAGCTCGCGTCGCGGTTCATTGCCGCTCCGGTGGTGGCCATCACCGGCACCAACGGCAAGACGACCACTACGACCCTGACCGGTGAGATCTTCAAAGCCTGCGGCTACCGGACCTTCGTGGGGGGCAACATCGGTAATCCCCTTGTCGAACTGGTCGAAGAAGGCGAGGAGGTGGAGAGGGTTGTCGTGGAGATCAGCTCCTTCCAGCTGGAGTGGATCACCACATTCCGCCCCCGGGTTGCCGTGCTGCTCAATATCACCGAGGACCATCTGGACCGGTATCCCACGTTCCAGGACTACATCGATGCCAAGGTGCGGATTTTCGAGAACCAGTCCGCAACGGATTATGCCGTGCTTAACGTTGATGATCCTCTGGTGGCGTCCTTGCAGACCGGGCTTGCCGCCGCCGTCTTCCCCATGAGCCAGCGTAAAGAACTCGACGAGGGAATCTTCCACCGGGACGGCGTCATCACCTTCCGTCACCAGGGGCGTGAGGAGCGTTTTCCAACCGGACGGTTCCGGATTACCGGCGTGCACAATATCGAAAACATCATGGCCGCCCTTGCCTCGACGCTGCTTCTCGGGTGCGATGCCACTCAGGCCCTGGCGGCCGTTGAAGGCTTTGCCGGACTACCCCACCGGATGGAGCTGGTTCGTGAGCTGGACGGCGTGCGCTACTACGAAGACAGCAAGGCCACCAATGTGGGGAGCGTCGAAAAGGCCCTGGCGAGTTTCACCGACATCACCCTCATTGCCGGCGGCAAGGACAAGGGCGGGGCTTACGCGCCACTTGCCCCGCTGGTGAAAGAACGGGTGCGCCACAT
The nucleotide sequence above comes from Geobacter benzoatilyticus. Encoded proteins:
- a CDS encoding zinc ribbon domain-containing protein — its product is MRKNLFLLEELQQLDLKIDGCNGERQSLLDQMAELDRQVEEARLLVDAKRGELALLEEEKQGLEASLATEEENIARSEVRQKEIKTQKEYQAVAKEISAARKLKGELEEQILQKTGQAEELAAEITAREADLASLEENMGTRKGEIQEGLGRIDRELAADLVSKETTTKAIPANLVKRYQALREKRQGIAVVEAREGNCSGCNMNLPPQLFNSLYRSENLVLCPHCQRMLLLRQDVQ
- the mraZ gene encoding division/cell wall cluster transcriptional repressor MraZ, with product MFRGIYETTIDAKGRTSLPARFRDVLVESFGDERFFVTNSVPVDLGGGVYSSGLLIFPHKEWFLFEESFLNGKGLTSAQRNSIMRTIVAPAVECSADKLGRVLVPPHLRRNAVLEREILFVGAMKRVEVWSQAEWEKVRAHDMKAFPSDSEAVAELGL
- the rsmH gene encoding 16S rRNA (cytosine(1402)-N(4))-methyltransferase RsmH; translated protein: MAGFCHLPVLPAEVLSLLAPRPGGIYVDGTLGGAGHARMILEASAPDGMLIGFDRDPAALAAARERLAPYGDRVKFVRSNYAAMGESLAALGIDAIDGFLLDIGVSSHQLDTAERGFSFQVDAPLDMRMDPENGATAADLVNELSLDELARIIREYGEERWAKRIASFIVKAREQQGAIESTLQLVDCVKGAIPRSAWEERIHPATRTFQALRIAVNDELGSLERGLAAGIEVLAPGGRGVVISFHSLEDRIVKTVFRQYAQGCICPKMLPQCVCGNTPRVRILTGKPVMAGDDEVAANPRARSAKVRAVEKL
- a CDS encoding penicillin-binding protein, with translation MRYDAEKWITLRIRFIGGFFVILFALTVCRAFYLQVINRDYLLKLADRQHQKVIPLTPARGTIYDTNGAALAVSVEMDSCYAEPKSIADLRAAAARLAPVLEMPQETVFRRLQGNRNFVWLKRRLTPDVAKRVHELDIEGIGFVKETKRYYPNSEVASHVIGFTGLDPEGLEGIERRYDSTILGGTGYLVTERDALGRNVALKGTVVQNGAMGHNVTLTLDKNIQYIAEKELAKAVTNSGAKAGTAIVMDPNTGRVLAMSNFPTYNLNSHGDYASSVWRNRAVADSYEPGSTFKTFLIAAALEEKLVRPGDGINCEGGSYAIGGRTIHDTHKYGRLSVAEILKYSSNIGVAKIGSKLGASRLYSYLKNFGIGEKSGIDLPGETSGTLRQWSQWYGIDLATISFGQGVTASSVQLTAAFSAIANGGVLMKPYLVEKITDSDGNVVTTFGPQARRRVVSPETAKSVASMLEGVAADGGTGTNASVEGYRVAGKTGTAQKVDPITKGYSASKRTASFIGFVPARKPRLTILVMIDEPKTSPYGGVVAAPAFSAIALQSLCYLKVPPDTIVRSKPQAVVAEASPDAEDESTVAEGAIVEEGEGIVMPNFRGKSMRQTLKIMEEQGLNVRLHGSGRAIEQNPLPGYRIRPSDQVWVKFAPSA
- the mraY gene encoding phospho-N-acetylmuramoyl-pentapeptide-transferase, coding for MLYHLLYPLASDFRIFNVFKYLTFRTIYAVITALVVSFILGPWLIRKLEALQARQVIRTDGPESHLKKSGTPTMGGILILASIVIPTLLWADLTNRYIWTTLFVIVGYGLIGFTDDYKKVVEKNPKGLSPRQKMAGQLLIAGMAVCFLVFVVNISTELSFPFFKRLHPDLSFFYIPFAILVIVGASNAVNLTDGLDGLAIGPVAINAATYLLFTYIAGNAKLSGYLQTPYVPGAGELAVLCGAMAGAGIGFLWYNSYPAEVFMGDVGSLSLGGGLGILAVITKQEILLVIVGGVFVVEALSVIFQVGSYKYRGKRIFRMAPIHHHFELKGVAEPKIIVRFWIITIILALVAISTLKLR
- the ftsL gene encoding cell division protein FtsL; this translates as MAQARTDFTKVAAPKKLEAMYAQRGEMFPYILGVMVLLTLVSVFHVWSRVRVIDLNLEIAEATKLLKESQQEQHRLQLEVASLRTPGRIESVAKGDLGMALPTDQQVVVVK
- a CDS encoding UDP-N-acetylmuramoyl-tripeptide--D-alanyl-D-alanine ligase — protein: MLFALEDIRGATGGTLIGGGDAAGVNGVSTDSRTVAADELFVPLRGERFDGHDYLAAACARGVRIVLADRRWLEGNKLPAWVAAISVDDTLKALGDLASFHRRRFAVPVVAVTGSNGKTTTKEMLAAILEQTGPGLKTEGNLNNLVGLPQMLFRFNETHRWAVLEIGMSAFGEIDRLAEIARPDVGLITNAYPAHLETLGSVEGVAKAKGELFLRLQEGGCAVFNADDPLIGRCPSPEGVRRVSFGLHSADVTAEAVENLGRKGQRFMLRLPTASIPVTLRAFGRHNIANALAAAAVAHVLGVSPETIASGLGEFSPYARRFNLEEVGEVVLIDDSYNANPASMAAALTTLREIREGHRAVAVLGDMLELGEGTEEAHRQLGLLAATCIDRLYVMGSMAGIVAAGALEGGLAEDNVIVATNHDAIVADLRRNALGGDFILVKGSRGLAMDRVSEKIRDVFAVSVGKGAKA
- a CDS encoding UDP-N-acetylmuramoyl-L-alanyl-D-glutamate--2,6-diaminopimelate ligase, with product MRLEELIRVINPSETGNSLALEIEGLCCDSRQVRPGGLFFALRGVATDGHDFIAAARERGAVAVVLDDPSRAPEGMTWLKSDDARLAMSRAAAAFYGDPTDGIPVVGITGTNGKTTTTYLVEAIMAGAGIPAAVFGTISYRFGDQIIPAPHTTPESVDLQRTIRELVDGGARGVVMEVSSHALEQRRVDGCRFDVGVFSNLTRDHLDYHKDMESYFASKARLFTELLAPDASKPRRVAAINIDDPYGARLAGDAVAPVVSYGLSSAAIVRAEDVSFSVNGISGTLVTPNGTAPFHSQLLGRFNLYNILASAAAGVGLGLPLKAILEGIEGNVRVPGRLERVNNDRGVTVLVDYAHTGDALENVLKTVAEIATGRIITVFGCGGDRDRGKRPVMGEIAARSSNLAIVTSDNPRTENAGAIIDEILGGIRPLGLREYAADELSAAFDARGFVAVESRRDAIRLAASVARPGDIVLLAGKGHEDYQIIGTVKHHFDDREEAAAAFGQISSEGQG
- the murD gene encoding UDP-N-acetylmuramoyl-L-alanine--D-glutamate ligase, coding for MEITGKNILVAGLARTGVAVARFLAKNGARVTVTDLRDEAALSGPLGELAGLDLRYVLGRHDEADFAAADTVVVSPGVPQESPYLEAARQAGREVITEIELASRFIAAPVVAITGTNGKTTTTTLTGEIFKACGYRTFVGGNIGNPLVELVEEGEEVERVVVEISSFQLEWITTFRPRVAVLLNITEDHLDRYPTFQDYIDAKVRIFENQSATDYAVLNVDDPLVASLQTGLAAAVFPMSQRKELDEGIFHRDGVITFRHQGREERFPTGRFRITGVHNIENIMAALASTLLLGCDATQALAAVEGFAGLPHRMELVRELDGVRYYEDSKATNVGSVEKALASFTDITLIAGGKDKGGAYAPLAPLVKERVRHMILIGEARERMAQELGSLTDTRMATTLDEAVELAAQLTEPGGVVLFSPACSSFDMFRDYEERARRFRDAVNALGTGERP